The genome window TGGCGCCGACGCGATCCTTGGCACGGCCTGCGGCGTGAGCCGTCATGCGGCCATGGAAGCGGCGGAGGCTGGCGTCGATTTCCTCGCCTTCGACGCCGCCGCCGACCTCGACGCCGCAGTCGATGCCTCGGCGTGGTGGGATGAGGTGGCGGAAGTGCCAGTCGCGCTCATCGTCGGAGCGACGAAGCCGGAGCGCGACCGTGTCCTTGATGCACGTCCAGACTTTCTTCTTGTCGAAGAATCGGTGACGGCGGGCGAAAGCCTTATTTTCGCAACAGAGTTCGGATTGCAAAGCCAGACCTGAAGTGTTTTCGAGCGAGGCGTCTGCCGGTTGAGAAAACGCGTCAGCACAAGCCTAGCTTTCCGCACGACGCGGAGACCGTCGGATGTTCGGCGGGCAATCCATCGCGTCGGCGATGTCTTCGAGGTTTTGCTTCCGTGAAAAGCCTGCGACTTCTGACCTTCGCCTTGACCGCCGTCTTCATCGGTGCGCTGGCGCCCGCTTGCGATGCCGCATCGAAGGCGCCGCCCGCGCAGAAGGGCGGTTGGTCCACGAGCGAAGCGCCCTCGGACCCGGGCGATCCAGCCTACGCAGCCTTCGAAGCCGGGAATTACGATGAAGCCTACCGGCTGGCGAGCGCAGCGGCGCAACGCGGCGAGGCGCAGGCCAATACGCTCCTCGGCGAGCTTTACGAACAGGGCCTCGGCGTCCATCAGGATCTGAAGAAGGCCGCCGAGTGGTTCACCAAGGGCGCAGTCGCGGGTGATATGCACGGGCAGTTCCGCCTCGGCGTCATGCTCGCCGAAGGCCGCGGGCTCAAGAAGGATCGCCGCAAGGCCGCCGACTTCTTCGAGGCCGCGGCGCAGCAGGGCCATACGCTCGCGGCCTATAATCTCGCGCAAGTTTATGTCGAAGGCTTCGCTCGACCGCAGGACATGGGCCGGGCGGCCTACTGGCTCGGCATCGCGGCGGAAAAGGATCACGCGCAGGCGGCCTACGACCTCGCGACGCTGCTTCGCCACGGCGATGGCGTCCAGAAGGACGAGGCCAAGGCAGCCCAGTTCATGGCCAAAGCTGCGGATATGGGCAATGTCGAAGCGCAGGTGGAGTACGCGATCATGCTCGGCAACGGCAAGGGCGTGCCGAAGGACGAGGCGGGCGCGGTTAAGCTGCTGCGGATCGCGGCGGAGCGGGGAAACCCGATCGCGCAGAATCGGCTGGCGCGCGCCTATTCGGCGGGCTTCGGCGTGGGGAAGGATCGAATCGCGGCGTCGAAGTGGCATCTGCTGGCGCGGGCCGCCGGTCAGAGCGATTTCAGGATGGACCTGTTCGTGATGTCGCTGAAGCCGGACGAGCGCAAGAAGGCGGAAGCCGAGGCGCAAGCTTGGCGCGAGGAAGCCGGTGCCGCTGTCCGCTGACGCATAGGGCATGACCCTCTCATTGATCGCGCCAGGCCGAGCTTTCATGTATCGGGAGCGATGACGCTTAAAAGCCAAAAGCGCCGGACATTGTCCGGCGCTCTGGAAGGCTGACGACTGAACCACTAAGTTTCTCAGGGAACGAGCGGCCCCGGCAGCGGCAAAACCTTCCTGCCGAAAGCCGTATTCACGACCAGCGCGCCGCTGAGATAAATCCCCACGATGCCAGCGCCAAGCAAGGCCCAAGCGGGGATGAACGCGTTGGACTTTCCGATCAGGCCGAGATCCATCAACGCCACGAAGGGCAGGGCCACATCGAGCAGCGCCACGATGGCGAAGAGTAGCACCGTGTTCTTGAGGAAGGCGGGGGTCCAGAGCCAGAGAACCATCGTCAGAACGGCCCATGCCCAGCCATCGATGCGCGCATCGAAGGGAACCTGCCGCACAATCATGTCGTACTTCAACAGCATCTCGACGCCGCCGACGAACATGAAGAAGGCGGCGAAGAACAGAAACGTGTTACCTCCGGTCGAATTATTCGACTTGTAGTCCAGGATCGCCACAGTGAACTGGATGACGAAGCCGCCCAACAGCCAGAGGCCCAGCAACGGCATGGCCTCTTTTGTGACGTTGCCGCTCAACAAGGCGAAAAAACAGAAGCAGGCTACAGCCAGACCAACCAAACCCGCCGGCGTCGGATTCGCCCAAGGAGATGTTGTGAGCTGAACGTTCTGAAAATTCGAGTCTACTCGCTGGTCCATTGAATTCCTCTATCGAATGACGTGACGCGTGTTCAGTGATTGCGGTTTCGCTGCCACTGAGGCATGCCCTCGATACGTACCCATCCCATTCACGATCGAAGGATTGCCGTTCTGTCAGTCGTCATTTCGCGAGGAAGATTTTCGCTAGATGTCCATTCGTTTCGAGAATCTTTAGCTGCCGGTCCGTAATCCCCGAAACAGGATCGCGCCACTCAACTAAAGTCTTGCATGCCAAGGGTTCGCACGGCGCGAACGCTGCCCAAACAAGGACATGCATGAGATGGACGGTTCCCGCCCGAACCGGCGTGGCGAAACGCCGCCCGATGCAAAAGCAGGCCACGTCCGGCCACGGCGGCAAACGATCGGCGCGCCTCATGGCGGAAAACCATCGGGCTTTTTGCCAAGCGGGCTAGCCAAGCGTTAAAAGGGCATGTATATCTAGCGGCGATTAACTCTCGACAGGCTTCGCACCTTCGGAAAGGGAACCGAAGGACGGGGCTTGTTGCATTTCTATTCGGAGAACGACGATGGCAGTCCCCAAGAGAAAAGTCTCGCCCATGAAGCGCGGTTTCCGCCGCTCGGCCGACGCGCTTGCCGCCCCGACCTATGTCGAGGACAAGGAGTCGGGTGAACTGCGCCGTCCGCACCACATCGACCTCAAGTCGGGCAAATATCGCGGCCGCCAGATTCTGGAACCGCGCGAAGACATCTAACCGGTCCGGCCTGTAGCCTCGCATAGGCTCATCGCCTCTCTGGATCGGTGCTTTCAGCCCTTATGCGCCGCGCCGCGATCAAACGCGGCGCCTTTGGCGTTTTTGGCGTCCGCGTCGGCATAGCATTTCCAACGCGTCCGCCTGGCATAGCGTATTCAGGCCCGATCTGGTATTTCATTGGTTGCGATGACACCCGAGGATCTTCTCATACGGGAACACAAAGCGCCGGACGGCCACCCTACCGCTGCGCCCGGAGAAGAAACGGCTGCCGTCGAGATCGGACTGAATGCCGCCATCGTGTCGATGATCTGCGGCGAGCCACAGATTCTCACCGTCTCGACCGGTAGCGGCGCCAATGGCGATTCGCCGCCCGCGCTGCCGTTTGGCCTCTTCACGCCGCGCAAGCATCGCACGCTCGAAATCGGGCTGCGTGACTGGGTGAAGGACCAGACCGGCGCCGACCTCGGTTATGTGGAGCAGCTCTATACGTTCGGCGATCGGGGCCGCCACGCGCACCCGGGCGACGAGGGCATGCATGTGGTGTCCATCGGCTATCTCGCGCTGACCCGCAACGAAGAGGCTCGTGCGGGCGGCGGGGCGCACTGGAGCGCATGGTATCGTCATCTGCCCTGGGAGGACTGGCGCAACGGCAAGCCCCAGATCCTGACGCAGGAGATCGAGCCGAGGCTTGAGGAATGGGCGCATCGGCGCGAGAGCGCGGGCACGCCGCGACGGCCGCTCGCGCGAGGGGACCGCTTTCGCATGTGTTTCGGCCAGTCGGTGCCCTGGGACGACGAGAAGGTGCTGGATCGCTACGAGCTTCTTTACGAGGCCGGTCTTATCGCGGAGGCGGCCCGCGACGGTCGCGACGCCGCGCGCGCATGGTCTGACCTGCCGCAACTCGGGCGTCCGATGATGTTCGACCACCGCCGAATCCTCGCGACCGCGATGAGCAGGCTGCGCGGAAAACTCAAATATCGGCCCGTGATCTTCGAGTTGATGTCCGAGACATTTACCTTGCTTGATCTTCAGCGGGTTGTCGAAGCCATCCTCGGTAGCTATCTGCACAAGCAGAACTTCCGGCGGCTTGTTGAAAACGCGGGGTTGGTCGAATTGACGGGCCAGCAGGTATCGAGAACGGGCGGCCGCCCCGCGCGGCTCTACCGCTTCCGAAAAAGCGTCCTTCTCGAGCGGCCTGCACCTGGTTTCAGGGTTCGCGTGCAGAACATTACAAGAACAAATTCTGCCACCTGACCGTTGCCCCGTTAACACTACTCGTAGGAAAGAGAAGAAATCCCCAGAAAGAGGGTGATTAAGCTCTTTGAATGCTTCCTAAAAACGGCGCATTTTGATAATATTTCCCTGTCGGTAGGAAGACTCATTGCGGCGATTGAGTCTGATCGGCCTCGGCAAGACCCTCAATCGTAGGCGCGTACGAGCCGCCTGCAAAGGATCACGATTAAGGCATGGCTTCGAGTCGGCTCTAAAAGGGCGGGGCGGCTTATTTGTTTTCAGTCATGCGAGGCGTAAGGCTGCGGCATGTTGATGAGAACCCTCTAACCAAGACAAAGCAAAGTGAGAGCGAGTATGCCTGATAATAATAAGGATCTATGCTTCGGTTTCAAAGCCAACGAATACGTGGTTTATCCGACGCACGGCGTAGGGCGTATCGTTGCGATAGAAGAGCAGGAAATCGCCGGCTGCAAGCTCGAACTCTTCGTTATCAACTTCGAAAAAGACAAGATGACGCTTCGCGTCCCCACGTCGAAGACGCAGAGCGCCGGCATGCGCAAGCTTTCGGACGCAGCCGTGCTCGCTCGCGCCATGGAGACGCTGCGCGGACGCGCCCGCGTCAAGCGCACGATGTGGAGCCGCCGCGCCCAGGAATACGAGGCGAAGATCAATTCCGGCGATCTGATCACCATCGCCGAAGTCGTGCGCGACCTTTACCGTTCCGACGCGCAGCCCGAGCAGTCATACTCCGAACGCCAGCTTTACGAGTCGGCTCTCGATCGCATGGCGCGGGAAATCGCCGCCGCTCAGGATGTCGATGAATCGATCGCCATCCAGAAGGTCGCCGAAGCGCTGACAAAGGCCGGTCGTCTTCGCAAGCAGGAAGTCGAAGACGAAGAGAAGAAGGAAGCCGCCTGATCGGCTTGCTTTTCCCGCAGCGTCGCGTGCTCTTTCGCTCGGAGCCGCGATGCCGCGACAGCAAGCCGTTCCTCCCATCGAGACGATGAACATGCCATTCGGCGCGTGCCGAGGTTAGCGCAGTGTTGCGCCTTCCTCGCCGCTGACGACTTCAACCTGCTCAGGTAAAGTGGCCGTGATCGATGGCCCAGCCTTGCGCTCCAGCCAGCCCCGGATGCGCACGATCTTTCCGACAATCGCGGTCACGTCGCCGCTTAGGCGCTTCGCCGCCGCTCCTTCGGCATACGCACGGAAGCCGAACTTCTTGTCATCCCCAAAGGTCAGCGTTATGCGCGAGCCGCTTCTGGCGACGCCTTTCACTACGCCCTCCACGATCTGATAGGTCTGAACGAGATTGCCGACGAGGCGCGGCTCGGACGCCGACAAGATCTTGAAGACGGCGCTCCCCCAGTTTCCGCGCCTTTCGGCTCTGGCGGTTGCCTCGGCGGCTCGAAGCGCGGCGAAGCAGCTCTTGTTGTCCGCTTGCGGCGCGGCAAGCGCCAGCCCGGCTGACACGAGTTGTTGTTGCAGCCAGAGCGGCGGATCGCCCGCGACGAAGATATGCGCGGTGGTCACGCCGTAGCGATCACGCTCCGCGCCGCCGATTTTTACCTCGACCTTCTTCCCGAGCGCGCCCTTCAGATAAGAGGTCGCATCGTGCGCGGCGTCGCCGCCTTGTTGCGGCAGGGGAGGGGTCGCGATGATTTCCGCGAGGCGAATCATGCGGCCATCCGCGAGGCGGAGCGTTTGCGGTCCGGTGACGGCGGCAAGGGCGCTTTCGCCCGCGCTTCGGAGGTCACAGGTCGGCACGGCGGCCCCCTGTTGCCCGCGCGAAGGCGAGGCCGCCACCAGCACGGCCAGAATGCAAACGGCGGAGGTAGCCTTGCGAAAGCCGCTCGCGGAAATGGTTCGCGGGACTTTCGATCCCGCCCACCACATGCCTCGCCAGCCAAATACGCTCGACGCATGCCAAAAGTTGCGCGCGCCAAGTAACGGCGGAGCCGACAAGCTCCGTCGACAGCTCCCGCCGCGCGGGCTTCCGCAGAGTTCGTGCCCGGAGCGGAAAAGCGGCTCGTCGATGCGCGCCTGCGCGTGGCGGAATGAAAAAATCATGGCGCAATTCGTAGTAGCTCGCTGCACCGCGCTCAAGCGTTTCCCCGGCACGCATCGCATCGCCGTGGCGCGCGCGGCACGCCAGCGCTTCCGATGTGCGCCACCGCTGCACCTTCGTTCATCGGTGGTCCGGCCTGAGTGTCGAGCGAGCAATGGCTTGGCGCCACGGAGCTTATTGGCGCGCGATCGGTTGCTCCGCGAAGATGCTTCGTTTGTCATCGTGCAGCGCAAGCGCAGACGGCGGTCTACGCGCGCTTGGTCCGCGCGGCGGCGTGACGGCGCTCAGTTTGAGTCCGCCCGGCGTCTACGCGTGCTTGGTCCGCGCCTTCATCCTCAGATAAGCGTCGTAAAGCACGAACAGCGCCAATATCTGCACGAGGATCGTTGTAATCACGCCGCGAATGAAGCTCAGCGTGAAGTCCTGCGTAAAGAGGATGTAGGTTTTCAGGGCGAGCGCGAACGCCTGATAAGCCAGCAGGAACAGGAGCGGCGCACGTCCCGGCCGTTGAAACAGCCAGACGAGGCCGACCACGAGGGCAATGAGGTCGGCCGCGACCTGTGGGACGGCGTCCGGTCCAAACGCGACGAGCGACATCAGAAGCGAGATCACCTGAGCCGCCGGCACGCCCGCGGCGAGCGCCAGGAAACGCCGATCCTGCGGCAGCAGATATCGCATCGCGAGGGAACTCGCCGCGAGAAGTGCGATGGCAAGACCGTAGCTTATGACGAGCATGCGTGTGAAGTCTTCGGACACGGTCGCGACGGCATAAGCGCCGATAGCGGCAAGCACAGCAACAACGCCGCCACCGATGGCAAGCAGCGGTATCTGTTTTACGGGAGCGCTCTTCTGCAGCATGGTTCCTTCCCTCCGGCTTATACTTTTACCTTCGACTATACCACGAAGAGAGAAAGAGCCGTGACCACGCTTTCGCGACCCGTCGTTCATCGGCATCGCGCACAAGGTCCAGCAAGGCGAAAGCCGAGCCGCTTCAGTCGATTTCGACGGCCATCGCCACGGCTTCGCCGCCGCCGATGCACAGGCCTGCGATGCCGCGCCTTGCGCCCGTCCGCCTCAGCGCGCCCGACGCGCCGATGGGATGGCCAAGCGCGCATGCCCCGCCGCCGATGTTGACCTTGTCATGGGGAAGCCCGAGGTCGCGAAAGCGGAACTCCGACGCAGGCGGACTGTTGCGCTTCAAACAACCGACATGAAGAGACGCATCAACATGGCCACAAGCGACAAGCCAGAACTCGAAATCATCGGCGCGCCGTGGGGCAACTTCGTCCGCACGGTCTGCATGGCCGCCCGCGAAAAGGGCGTGCCTTATACGCAAACGGTGGTGCGGCCGACCGATCCCGAGGTGGCCGCGATCCATCCGTTCAGCCTCGTGCCGTGCGCGCGTCACGGCGACCTCGTGCTGTTCGAGAGCCGCGCCATCTGCACCTATATCGACGACGCGTTCGACGGGCCGCCGCTCGTGCCGCGCGACGCTCGCGGCGCAGCGATCACCGAGCAATGGATCGCGCTCGTGCTGACCACCATCGATCCGGTGCTTGCGAGGCAATATATCAGCGCCTATCTCGCCGCGCCGGACGGCAAGCCCGACAGCGCCACCATTGAGGCGCTTCTGCCGAAAATGCACAAATGCTTCGCGGTGCTCGACGAGCGTCTCGCGGTGAGCCGCTATCTCTCGGGCGATGAGTTCAACCTCTCGGACATGATGTTGTTTCCGCTGATGTGGTTCATGCGGCTGAAGCCGGAAAGCGCGGCCATGCTGGAGGAGGCGCCGCATATTCTCGACTGGTATGCCCGCGTCGCCGAAAGGCAGAGCGCGCGCGAAACCGAGCCGCCCGTCGTCACCGGACCGGCGGTGGCCTGCGGCGCGTTCGGCTAGAGCATGATCCGCAAAAGTGGGCACCGGTTTTGCGATAAGATGATGCTCAAGAAATCGCTCTTCCAGCGCCGGCCTACCAGTCGGCGGGTTCGCCACGGCGGAAGAAGCCGCCCGTAGGCCCGTCCGCCGAGATCGCCACAAGATCCGCGATTTCCCGCGCCGGCTCGGATGGATCGCGGTTTGCCTCCGCGCCGCCCATATCGGTACGCACCCAGCCGGGGCAAAGGCTGTTCACCTTCACGGGGCTGTTCGGCCCGAGTTCGGCGGCAAGAATTTTCGTGAAGCCGTTCAGCGCGAGTTTTGCCATGCGATAGGCCGCGTAGCCGCCCGCCATGTCCGAGATCGCGCCGAGGCCCGACGAGACGTTCACGATGCGCCCGGACCCTTTCGCCAGCATGCGCGGCACGACGAGTTGGCACATGCGGATCGGGCCCCCGAGATCGATTTCGAGCGTGCTCAGGAGGTCGCTTTCGGCCATGTCGAGCACGGGGGTCTTCGGGTTAAGCAGGATCGCGGCGTTGTTGATGAGGCCATCGATCCGCCCCTCGTGCTTCTCGACGCAATCCACGAAGGCGCGACAGCTTTCGGCGTTCGCCACGTCGAGCGGAAGCACGATAACTCCTTCGAGCGGCGCCATTTTCGATGGTTGGCGCACCCCCGCCACGACCGTCGCGCCGCGCGCCTTGAGTTCCTTCGCCGTGGCGAGGCCGATGCCCCGGTTGGCGCCTGTCAACAGAATGACTTTCCCGGCAATCGGATCGACGGGCAGCGGCATGGCATCTCTCCCTTGTTGGTTTCTCGCTGACAACGCTCTAACCCGCGTGGCGCTTCATCTGGCGCACCGTCGCGGGTTGTTGCGTACATTATCGCAAATTCAAGCGTCGAAATGCTTCTACGATCTTCTTTTGTTCTTGAAACTAACGCCTTGAACGCGAGCTGAAACGGAACTTCTTGAACGCACGCCGCGTTTTCATCCACCGTGAGACGTGCCACCCGGCATCGAATACTCACGCCCCAAGCCTTCGGAGTTCCGCGTATGGCCCCGCGCCCTTACTGGAAAGGCTATCTCAAGCTTTCGCTCGTCTCTTGTTCGGTCGCGCTCTATCCGGCGACTTCAAGTTCGGAGCGCATTTCTTTCAACTGGCTGAACCGCGCGACGGGCAACCGGCTGAAACAGCTCATGGTCGATTCGGACACGAACGAGCCGGTTGAGCGCGACGAGCGCGTGCGCGGCTATCAGGTGGCGAAGAACGATTACCTGTTTATCGAGGACGACGACCTCGACACGGTGGAGATCGAAAGCTCGCACACCATCGAAATCGAGCGTTTCGTGCCGAAATCCGAGATCGACCCGGTCTATCTCGACAGCCCCTATTATCTCGCGCCGAACGACAAGGTGGCGGAGGAAGCGTTTGCGGTGATCCGCGACGCCATGGCGGCGGAGGGCGTTGCGGGGCTGGGGCGAGCGGTCATCAACCGGCGCGAACGGCTTTTCATGCTGGAGCCGCGCGATAAGGGCATCGTCGCAACATCGCTGCACTACAATTACGAGGTGCGCGGCGACGAAGCCTATTTCGAGGACATCCCCGAGATCAAGATTCCCGGCGAGATGCTGGATCTGGCGAAGCACATCATCGGCACGAAGCGCGGGCATTTCGACATCGCCGCCTTCGACGATCGCTATGAGAGCGCGCTGGCCGAGATGATCAAGGCGAAGCAGGCGGGCCGCCCGATCGAGGCCACCCGGCCCGCGCAGCCGACAAACGTCATCAACCTTATGGAAGCGCTCAGGAAATCGGTCGCCGCTGAAAAGGGAACGAAGGTTGCGGCCGCGCCCGCTTCCGGCGAGGAGCCGAAGGCGAAGAAATCCGCCGCTAAGCCCGCGCCGCGCGCCGCCGCCGAAGCCCGCGCCGAGCCGGAGCGTAAGCCGCGTGCGGCCAAGGCGAAAGCCGCCGCCGTCCCGCCGCCGCCGCGTGCCAAGCCTGAACGAAAGAGGGCGGGCATACACTGATGCCGAAGGGCGCCGCCTCAGCACCGGCAAAATCGAAGCGCGGCGCGCCGGCCGTCTCTGCGAAAGGCGACCTCACGCGCTACCGTCAGAAGCGCGACTTCGCGAAAACGCCTGAGCCATCCGGCACGAAGCAACTGGCCAAGGCCCCTGAGCTGCGCTTCGTCATCCAGAAGCACGCGGCGCGGCGGCTGCATTACGACCTGCGCCTTGAACTCGATGGCGTCTACAAAAGCTGGGCGGTGACGAAAGGGCCGAGCCTCGATCCCGCCGAAAAGCGGCTCGCCGTGCATGTCGAGGACCACCCGCTCGACTATGGCGATTTCGAGGGCATCATCCCGCCGGGCGAGTATGGCGGCGGCACGGTCATGGTCTGGGATCGCGGTACGTGGGAGCCGGAAGGCGACCCCGCGAAGGGCTACGCGAAAGGGCATCTCGCCTTCACGGCGCACGGCGAGAAACTCAAGGGCCGCTGGCACCTCATTCACATCAAGCCGAGGCCGGGCGAGAAGGACCAGCAGTGGCTTCTGTTCAAGTCAGACGACGAATTTGCGCGCGCGGCGGGCGATGGCGACATCCTCGAAGACGCGCCGGATTCGGTCGCGACAGGACGCAGCATCGATGAAATCGCGCGCGACGGCGAAGCGGTGTGGTCAGGCAAGGCGGGGCTTGTGAAGGGCGAGCTTTCGCCTGCGGAGGGCGCGGAGGAGTGGCCAGCGTTGCCGAAACGCAAGCGGCGTCGCACGCTGGCTGATGCCACGGGCGCGGCGGGGGCCATCCGTGCCGACCGCCGCGCGTCGGATGAGGATGCGGCGAAGACCACGTCGCGGCGAATTGCGCGCCGCGTTGCCAAAGCACCCGTAGCGCAGGATGCCGACCCTGTCGCAGCCGCACCGCCACCCGCGAAGTCGCCCGCCCGCGTCGCGGTGGCAACCACGGCACCCGCCGGCGCCGCGAAAGCCGTCGCGGGCGCGAAGAAAGCGCCCTTCCCCGGCTTTGTCGCGCCATGCCTCGCGCAACTTTGCGAGCGCGCGCCCGACGGCGACAACTGGCTGCACGAAATCAAGTTCGACGGCTACCGGGTCATGGCGCTGATCGAGAACGGACGCGTGCGCCTCATGACGCGCAGTGGCCTCGACTGGACGGAGCGTTTCCCCGCAATCGCCGCCGCGTTCGCCGCCTTTCCCGCCGCGTCTGCCATCGTGGACGGTGAGGCCGTGGTCGAGGATCACACGGGCGTGTCGAGCTTCTCGGCGCTGCAAGAGGCGTTGTCCACCCGCAAAAGCAAAGCCGATATCGTCTTCTTCGCCTTCGACCTTCTCTATTTCGACGGTTACGACCTGAGAGGCGCGAGCCTCGAATCACGCAAGGCCGCGCTCGCGCCGCTGGTTGAAGCCGCCGCAGCGTCGGCACTTCGATATTCCGACCACGTCATCGGTCACGGCCCGGCCATGGTCGAAAACGCCTGCCGCCTCGGCCTCGAAGGCATCGTGTCCAAGCGCCTCGACGCGCCTTACCGCTCCGGCCGGCACGGGGCATGGCTCAAGACGAAATGCACGAACCGGCAGGAATTCGTCGTTGGAGGGTACGCACCATCGACCGCGATGCACGGCGCTATCGGTAGCCTCGCGCTCGGCGCTTATGACAACGGCGCGCTGCTGCATGTGGGCCGCGCCGGGACCGGCTTCACGCAGGCGACCGCGAAGGCGCTGTTCAAGCAGCTCCAGCCGTTGCGGCGCGCAACCTCGCCCTTCGCCAATGCGTTGTCGTCAGAAGAAAAGCGCGGGCTTGTTCATGTCGAGCCGCAGCTCGTCGCCGAGGTCGAGTTTCGCGGCTGGACAGGCGACCGGCATCTACGTCACGCCGCATTCAAGGGCTTGCGCGAAGACAAGCCTGCAACGGAGGTTCTGTTCGAAATGCCGCGTCAACAGACAGCCCCCGACGCCGCCGCCCGCGAACGCACCACGCCCGCGCGCGCTCGTGCTACGCCCGGGAAGGGCGGCACCGTCGATTTCGAAGGCATCCGGCTCACTCATCCCGACCGTATTCTCTGGGAGGGGCAGGGGCTGACGAAGCTCGGCCTCGCGGATTATTACGCAGAGGTCGCCGACCACATTCTGCCGTTCATCACCGGCCGCCCACTTGCGCTCGTCCGCTGCCCGAGCGGCCAAGGCGGCGATTGCTTCTATCAGAAGCGATCCTTCGCGGGCCTCACCGACGCGGTGGAGGTGGTCCCGATTGCCGACAAGGACGGCGACACGGAGGCGCTCGTCATCCACGATCTGCGCGGCCTTATCAATCTTGTGCAATCGAACGTGCTCGAAATCCATCCCTGGGGCGCGCGCATCGACGACCTTGAGCGGCCCGACACGCTGATTTTCGATCTCGATCCGGGCGATGGCGTTGGCTTCGAAGCGGTCATGGATGGCGCGCGCGAGGTTCGGCGGCGGCTCGGCGATCTCGGCATCGAGTCGTGGGTGAAGACGACCGGCGGCAAGGGGCTGCATGTGGTGTCGCCGCTGGTGCCGGATCTCGGCTGGGAGGAGTTGAAGGCCTTCGCCCAGGGTATCGCGCAGACGATGGAGCGGGATGCGCCGCAGCGCTTCGTTTCGACCATGGCGAAGAAAGCGCGCGACGGGAAAATCTATGTCGATTACCTGCGCAACGGGCGCGGCTCGACGGCCATCGCACCCTATTCCACGCGAGCGCGCGAGGGCGCGCCGGTGGCAACGCCGCTTGGTTGGGACGAACTCGGCCCGGCTCTGACGCCGCAAAGGTTCACGGTCGAAACGATGGGTCGGCGGCTCGCAGCGTTGAAGTCCGATCCGTGGGCGGGTTATTTCGAGAATCCGCAGCGCATCGAAAGCCTTGGCGGGCGAGCGGCGAGGCAACCGAGACGGCGACCGAAGTCTTAGATCGCATGGCCTGTTCGCCAATCGGAACCCGGCGATGCGCTTTATTCGCGATCTGCTCTACTCGTCCACGCCCGCCA of Rhodomicrobium vannielii ATCC 17100 contains these proteins:
- a CDS encoding thiamine phosphate synthase, which codes for MNEKPCGLIVAIPPALETEWAARLSELVASFRPAGLIVRPSRENAALVKAAAPLELAVLVAGEIREAARAGATGVWFPSSEDADFAGARKALGADAILGTACGVSRHAAMEAAEAGVDFLAFDAAADLDAAVDASAWWDEVAEVPVALIVGATKPERDRVLDARPDFLLVEESVTAGESLIFATEFGLQSQT
- a CDS encoding tetratricopeptide repeat protein, translated to MKSLRLLTFALTAVFIGALAPACDAASKAPPAQKGGWSTSEAPSDPGDPAYAAFEAGNYDEAYRLASAAAQRGEAQANTLLGELYEQGLGVHQDLKKAAEWFTKGAVAGDMHGQFRLGVMLAEGRGLKKDRRKAADFFEAAAQQGHTLAAYNLAQVYVEGFARPQDMGRAAYWLGIAAEKDHAQAAYDLATLLRHGDGVQKDEAKAAQFMAKAADMGNVEAQVEYAIMLGNGKGVPKDEAGAVKLLRIAAERGNPIAQNRLARAYSAGFGVGKDRIAASKWHLLARAAGQSDFRMDLFVMSLKPDERKKAEAEAQAWREEAGAAVR
- a CDS encoding acetate uptake transporter family protein, with protein sequence MDQRVDSNFQNVQLTTSPWANPTPAGLVGLAVACFCFFALLSGNVTKEAMPLLGLWLLGGFVIQFTVAILDYKSNNSTGGNTFLFFAAFFMFVGGVEMLLKYDMIVRQVPFDARIDGWAWAVLTMVLWLWTPAFLKNTVLLFAIVALLDVALPFVALMDLGLIGKSNAFIPAWALLGAGIVGIYLSGALVVNTAFGRKVLPLPGPLVP
- the rpmF gene encoding 50S ribosomal protein L32 produces the protein MAVPKRKVSPMKRGFRRSADALAAPTYVEDKESGELRRPHHIDLKSGKYRGRQILEPREDI
- a CDS encoding NUDIX hydrolase, producing the protein MTPEDLLIREHKAPDGHPTAAPGEETAAVEIGLNAAIVSMICGEPQILTVSTGSGANGDSPPALPFGLFTPRKHRTLEIGLRDWVKDQTGADLGYVEQLYTFGDRGRHAHPGDEGMHVVSIGYLALTRNEEARAGGGAHWSAWYRHLPWEDWRNGKPQILTQEIEPRLEEWAHRRESAGTPRRPLARGDRFRMCFGQSVPWDDEKVLDRYELLYEAGLIAEAARDGRDAARAWSDLPQLGRPMMFDHRRILATAMSRLRGKLKYRPVIFELMSETFTLLDLQRVVEAILGSYLHKQNFRRLVENAGLVELTGQQVSRTGGRPARLYRFRKSVLLERPAPGFRVRVQNITRTNSAT
- a CDS encoding CarD family transcriptional regulator, encoding MPDNNKDLCFGFKANEYVVYPTHGVGRIVAIEEQEIAGCKLELFVINFEKDKMTLRVPTSKTQSAGMRKLSDAAVLARAMETLRGRARVKRTMWSRRAQEYEAKINSGDLITIAEVVRDLYRSDAQPEQSYSERQLYESALDRMAREIAAAQDVDESIAIQKVAEALTKAGRLRKQEVEDEEKKEAA
- a CDS encoding thermonuclease family protein; translated protein: MPTCDLRSAGESALAAVTGPQTLRLADGRMIRLAEIIATPPLPQQGGDAAHDATSYLKGALGKKVEVKIGGAERDRYGVTTAHIFVAGDPPLWLQQQLVSAGLALAAPQADNKSCFAALRAAEATARAERRGNWGSAVFKILSASEPRLVGNLVQTYQIVEGVVKGVARSGSRITLTFGDDKKFGFRAYAEGAAAKRLSGDVTAIVGKIVRIRGWLERKAGPSITATLPEQVEVVSGEEGATLR
- a CDS encoding glutathione S-transferase family protein is translated as MATSDKPELEIIGAPWGNFVRTVCMAAREKGVPYTQTVVRPTDPEVAAIHPFSLVPCARHGDLVLFESRAICTYIDDAFDGPPLVPRDARGAAITEQWIALVLTTIDPVLARQYISAYLAAPDGKPDSATIEALLPKMHKCFAVLDERLAVSRYLSGDEFNLSDMMLFPLMWFMRLKPESAAMLEEAPHILDWYARVAERQSARETEPPVVTGPAVACGAFG
- a CDS encoding SDR family NAD(P)-dependent oxidoreductase, which translates into the protein MPLPVDPIAGKVILLTGANRGIGLATAKELKARGATVVAGVRQPSKMAPLEGVIVLPLDVANAESCRAFVDCVEKHEGRIDGLINNAAILLNPKTPVLDMAESDLLSTLEIDLGGPIRMCQLVVPRMLAKGSGRIVNVSSGLGAISDMAGGYAAYRMAKLALNGFTKILAAELGPNSPVKVNSLCPGWVRTDMGGAEANRDPSEPAREIADLVAISADGPTGGFFRRGEPADW
- a CDS encoding Ku protein, which encodes MAPRPYWKGYLKLSLVSCSVALYPATSSSERISFNWLNRATGNRLKQLMVDSDTNEPVERDERVRGYQVAKNDYLFIEDDDLDTVEIESSHTIEIERFVPKSEIDPVYLDSPYYLAPNDKVAEEAFAVIRDAMAAEGVAGLGRAVINRRERLFMLEPRDKGIVATSLHYNYEVRGDEAYFEDIPEIKIPGEMLDLAKHIIGTKRGHFDIAAFDDRYESALAEMIKAKQAGRPIEATRPAQPTNVINLMEALRKSVAAEKGTKVAAAPASGEEPKAKKSAAKPAPRAAAEARAEPERKPRAAKAKAAAVPPPPRAKPERKRAGIH